Sequence from the Candidatus Accumulibacter similis genome:
TCTGCGTGCAGACGCCGGCGAGGTGCAGAGACTGCGGGTGAACATCAGCGAGAACCTTGCCCTGTTGCCGACCGAGATCCCGGAAGTTCGGGCACACCTCGCCGCCCTGACCGCCACGCGCAGCGACGCCTTCTGGGCGAAGCTCTCGTTTACAGGCATCATGGAATTGCAGCAGACCTTCGCGCCGCTGATGCGCTTCCGCAACCGCCGGCCGCCCGGGACGATGGTTCGGCTTTCGCTGCCCGATGCGATTCAAAGGCGACACTGGATTCTCTTCGGCCCGTCCGGCGAGGGCGCTTTTGCCGAGACCTACCGGGCGCAGGTCGAAGCGCTCGTCAAGGACCTCGCCGGCGACAACCCCGCACTGCAACGACTGAAGAAGGGACAGGAGCTGACGCCCGATGACTATGCCGCCATCGCCGCGGCACTGGAAGGGCCGGACCTGTTCATTACCGAAGATCGACTGCGCGAAGCCTACGGCCAGCCCAGGGCTTCGCTGGTGGACTTCCTGCGCCACATCCTGAAAGTCTCGATGCTGCCCAGCCGGGAGGAAACGATCGCCAGTGCCTTCGACGACTGGGTCCGCGAACATCCCCGCCTCTCCGCGACGCAACTCATGTTCATCCGCACCGTGCGCAAGGCCGTCCTGCAGAAAGCCAGAGTCTCTTCGCTGGACGCCCTGCGCAAGCCGCCGTTTTCGGCCATTGGCGATCCGGCTACACTTTTCCCAGAGGCGGAGCTGAACGAACTCTTCGCTCTCGTCGACGCCATCGCCGCCTAAGGAACCCTGATGCTTTCTCCGCAGCTGCGCCGCAAGGTGCACGACCTCTGGTCGCTTTTCTGGTCTTCGGGGCTTTCCAACCCGCTGGTCGCCATCGAGCAGATCACTTATCTGCTCTTCATCCGCCAGCTGGAGGGACTCGATCGCGACCGTGTCGGCGCCGGCAAGACCTCGATCTACGCGCGCTGCGCTGCCGATCCGCAGGAAGATGTCGACTACGAGAAATGTCGGTGGTCGTACATCCGACAGACCCCCTCATTTCCGCTGCTCAACGACAGCGTCTTTCCCTGGCTGCGCCGCCTGGAACAGCGCGTGGGCCAGGCGCTGAATGGCGACACAACGCTGGGCAAAATCTCGGGCCGACTCGGCGATGCCTACTTCGTCCTCGACGTCAACAAGACCGACACCCTCAAGCGTGCCGTCAGCCTGATCGACGAGTTGTTCAAGCACCTGGACACGCGTTCGGCCAACTCAGACATCATGGGCGATATCTTTGAGTACCTGCTCGAAGAGGTCAAGGAGTCTGGAAAGAACGGCCAGTTCCGCACGCCGCGGCATCTCATCCGTTTCATGGTCGAACTGCTCGACCCCGATCCGGGCAAGACCGTTCTCGATCCGGCCTGCGGTTCCGGCGGCTTCCTGCTCAACACCATTCTGCACTGGAAGGCTGAGCACACGGATCGCGAGGTGTTACGCCTCGAATGGGACGGCACGCCGCATGACGTTCTTCCGGTCTGGCCGGACGGCGCCGACTTCGATTTCAGTCCGCTGTTCCGCGGCTACGACAACGACCGCACGATGGTCCGGATCGCCTGGATGAACCTCATCCTGCACGCTCTCGAGTCGCCCGAGGTGCATCAGCTCGACTCGCTGAGCAAGCGCCTGCCCGATACCGAGAGTGGCACCTACGACTACATCCTGGCCAATCCACCGTTCACTGGCAGCGTTGACGAAGGGGATCTCAGCGAGAACCGCCAGCGTTTTCCGCGTGATGGCAAGGGCAAGTCGGCGATCACGACCAAGAGCGAGCTGCTCTTCGTCTGGCTGATGCTCGATCTGCTGAAGATCGGCGGTCGCGTCGCGGTGATCGTTCCCGACGGGGTGCTCTTCGGCTCGACCAACGCCCACCGCGCACTGCGCCGGCAACTGCTGTTCGAGAACACGCTCGAGGCCGTTGTCTCGCTGCCGGCCAACATGTTCCAACCCTACTCGGGCGTCAAGACCTCCATCCTCGTTTTCCAGAAGGCCGGAGAAACGGTGTCGCCGAGCGCCGAACCGCGCACGCGCGAGGTCTGGTTCTACGAGGTCGCCGACGAGGCCTTCTCTCTCGATCAGAAGCGCAAGGCGCTTTACGGCCAGGACAACGATCTCTGGGACGCGCTGGTGAAATTCCGTGCATGGTCCCGCTATCGCAAGGGAGAGGCCGAGGACAACACCGGCGACACCCTTGTCGCCCTGCGAGCCGCCGCCACCGCGACCGACTACCATCAGCCCGACTACTGGGAGGAACGGTGGCGCAGCGTGGACGACGAGTTCCTGAAGGTTTTCCCCGACAAGGCCGGCGAGAAGGGCCGCACCTGGCCATTGCACGAACTGTGGCCAGAGGACTTTCCCTTCGACCCGAGCGACCGGCGGGGAGCGCGTCAGTACGACGACGTGGTGCTCGCCCGCGTCCGGCCGCGCTTCGAGGATGTCTGTCAGCGACTCGTCGAGCAGACCGTCAAGCACGCTTACGCCACCGCCCGGCAGCCGGAGGTCGAAAAGGCCTTGGCAACGGCCGATAAGAACGTCAGAGCCGTTGCCAATCAGCTCACCAAACGCGTCCGTGACGGCGCAATCCTCGACCGGGAGTTCGATCAGTTCGGGCAGAACGCACTGAAGACGGTGTTCAAGGAGCTGTCCGTCAAGGTCGCGGGCTGGGTCGCGGCGATTGCCCTTCCCGACGGACAGACCCGGGAATCCATCGCCGAACCCGAGGTCGACCAGGTCGTTGAGACCCTCGCGCCGCTGCTGGTGGAGTTTGCCAAACTCGATGGTTACAACGTCTGGCGCAAGGGCATCGACGCCAGGCATCGCGAAGGCAAGCTGGCGCCTTCCGATGCCGGCGAACCGACACGGCAGCCGACGCTGTCGAGCTGGATCGTCCCAGTGCGCCAGTGGGCCGAGCTGGAGAGCTGGGGTGAGGATCCGGAGACGGGAGAAGTCATCGCCAGACCCACGCACCAGGACGAATCGCTCGACCCCGAATACCTCGCCTGGCTGCGCGATGTGCTGAAGGTTTTCGACGATGACGCCACCGTTCGGAAAGAGCACCTCGACCGCCTCGACCCGGACTGCCTCGAAGCGCTGGACTTCAACCTTTCGGCCGGGCGTCACAAACCATTCGTCTTCGACGCCGGGCAGCACCGACCTCCGGCCGAGTTGATCGGTGAGCTGCAGGCGATTCACGCGGAGGTGAAGGAGCGGCTTGGAAGATTGCTGACGATGGTGGCAGGTGGGCAATGATAAGTCACGTGTATTGCCTACCTTCCACTTGGCCATTGGTCCATCTCAAGGACGTATCGACTGTGCGTTACGGTAATGCACTTCCTGAACGCTTGCGTAACGAGAAAGGCGACATTCCTGTAATTGGCTCTGCAGGGGAGTCTGGGTTTCATGATCTTGCGTACCACCATAAACCCTCAATCGTCATAGGACGAAAGGGGTCCGTTGGGTCAGTGACTTACGTGGCAGTTCCGTTTTGGCCTATTGATACAGTTTTCTTCCTTGATGACGTCTCGCCCTACCTGGACCTTCGGTTCCTCGCGGCCGTTTTGAAGTATTTTGGCCTCGATCGGTACAAGATCGTGGTTGGCGTGCCGGGAATCACTCGAAGTGACTTGGAAAGATTTCAATTCCCAATGCCGCCCTTAACGGAGCAGCGCCGAATAGTGGAGATTCTGCACGAGGCCGAGCAGATCCGTCGTCTGCGCGCCGAAGCCGAGACCGCAACCGCGGCTCTCTCGTCCGCTATATTCGACGACATCTTCTGTTCGCCGTCAGCCTGGAAGGGGGGGCCAAGGCTCGGTGACCTCGTTCGAATCGTTGGCGGTGGGACGCCGAGCAAGAGTGTCGAGCACTTCTATTCAGGCGCTATTCCTTGGGCAACTTCCAAAGACATCAAGAAACGGTACCTTGACGACACCGAGGATCATGTGACCGAGGAAGCAGTTCAATCGAGTGCAACAAACATCGTTCCAGCCAAGACCGTACTGGTCGTTGTGAAAAGCAAGATACTGGCCCACTCGCTGCCGATGGCGATCACTGATGTTCCCATGTGCTTCGGGCAAGACCTCAAGGGACTCATTCCGAATCCCGGCGTTACACCTGAATTCATAGTGCATGCCCTGCAAGCACAGGCTCGGCGGATCTTGTCGCGCGCACGGGGAGCAAATACGGAAGGGCTTACCCTGGAGGCGCTCAGGTCGTTGACGGTACCGGATCCCGCAACTCCTTCGATGCAGCGGTTTGCAAGCGCATGCGAAGAGATTAGGGCCTTGGGGACGGCCGCTCTCGCTGGAAACCGATTGCAGTCGCTGACGTCAGCGTCCCTCTTGGCCCACATCTTCTCCGGCCAGATCACCACGGCTTGGCGAAAAGGGCATCGGGACCAGCTTACGCTGGAAGCCGGCGAACGTGACGCCTGCCTTCGGCAAGCTGGGGCGGCGTTGCCACGTCTCCAGTCTGAAACTATTGAGGACTGGGACAGATTTCTTCAACTTCCCACCGAGGGCATCTACGCCGAACTTAACCGCGAACAACGGCAACTCCTGCGCGACATAGAGCGCATGGTCGGCGGCGTTTTGTATGCACGGTACTTCTCCGCCCGGCAGCTTGGTGGATACTCTCTGGCCCACGGGCCGCTACGCCGGAACCCGCACCTGATCGAGGGGCATCTGGCCGTTTTGGCAGCGCGCGGCCTGATCATTCCTGTCAGCCGCGAAGAGCAGACCGAAGACACGGGCGAATTTGTGTTTGGCAACGCTTATCGCCTGCCCCTGATGCATTACGAACCCGCCGAGGGTGTCAGCGGCGAGGTGGTTGCCGGCGATTCATCCCGGCTGCGCGAGCTGGACCGCCTGGCGGCGCTGCTCGAAAGGGAGCGTCTGCTGCCGTGAGATTGCGCTACCTCCATCTCCCGCGCTGCGGCCCCTTGACGGATACCTGCGTGGTTTTCGACCGTGAGGACCTCGTCGCCAGGGCATTGGATCTGCCGCGCAAGGGCTCGCTGAACTTCCTGGTGGGCGTCAACGGCACGGGCAAGTCCTCGCTACTGCGGGCGCTCTATCGCATCTTTCGTTCCCTCAACCTCGGTCAGTGGCCCGAATTGCCGGTGACGCTCGCCTGGGATCGGGCAGCAAGCGGAGAACTGGTCACCGCACTGCTGCACTGGAGCCCTTCGCTGGATGCCACGCCGTTCTTCACGACGATGACGCAGGTACCCGTTACCGCGAGGCTGGGCGACTGGCAGGAGATCACCGAGGCGCTGGGCAAGAAGCAACCCCATCCTCTGGCTCAGACCCTCGATCTGATGACCGGACCCGAGGCCATCGCAAGCTCGCTGCTCTTTGCCCGGTTGCCGAAACGGCTGATCGCCTACACTTCGGGCGCGCACGACCTATGGGCGCGACTCGAGCAGCCAGAGTTTCACGCCCGAGACGAAGACCAAGGGCGCTACCAGGTCGACGACGAGCGCCCGCAGGGCTGGAACATGGATCGGGAGTGGGAAGAGGAGCAACCGATCCGCCTCTCTACGGTGATGACACGCTACGCGCTAAGAGCGAGTGGTACGCTCGAAACGCTTGTTGGCTGTGGCCAGGTCGGACACTTCAGCCAGGACACCGCGGAGCAATTGAGTGCGGAACTCGCACCCCTCGAAGCCATTCGGCAGAAATTGTTCAGCAACCGGGTAGCACGCAGCGAACGCCTGGATGAGTCGTACTTCCGCATCGAGCCTCGGCATCTGCGCTTTGCCGGCCTGACGCTGGCGCTGTGGCAAGCCGCCAGGGACCTGTCGGGTCGTAACCAGGAGCAAGCGCGGGAAGAATTGCGGCGCGAGCTGATGATCCGGCACCGATCCGACCCAGAGCCAAGCGATGCGCGCGGGGTGTTGAACGAGATCGACTGGTTCTGGCCCACGCACCTGAGCGTCACCTACCGCGACGCTGACGACCGCGTCAGCGCGCGCCAGCACCAGGAACTCCTGGGCCTGGTTGCGCTGGCGGACAAAGTCATCGCGCAGCCCGGCGGCAGGCAGCGCGCGGTGATTTCCCTCGGGCCGTCGGAGAACATCGATCTCAGCACGCGATTGAAGGATGCCTTCCCTTTCGGCATCCCGAGCAGAGACATCGAATTTATCGCCGAACGTGTGGACGCCTGCAGGACCGGCGCAGAGGCCGTGCTCAGGATCTTCAGTGCCGACAGTGAGATCGACTCGACGCCGATGGACGTTTTCTCTCGCTTGCGCGACTGGGAGCGCACGGGTTTGCTCGAAGACATCACGTTGACCGTGAAACGGCTTCATCGTCCGCAGTCGCCTGACGGCGAAGCCGACGACGTCGTCGTGACCTACGATCAGCTAAGCGACGGCGAGCAGATGCTGCTCGGTCGAATCGGCCTGCTGTTCCTCCTGCGTGGTCAGGACGGGTCGCTGCTGCTGCTCGACGAGCCGGAAACGCACTTCAACGACGTCTGGAAGCGCGAGATCGTGGACATGATCGACCGTGGACTGCTGAACTCGACCGAAGCGCAGGTGCTGGTCGCCACGCACACCAGCATCGTGCTCACCGATGCGTTCGCCGCAGAAGTGACGGTCCTCGACACGAACGACGGCGAGACCACCGCGCGAGGCGTCGCAGGCGGCCTGTTCGGCACCGATCCCGGCGAGGTGGCGATGAACCTGTTCCGGTCGGAAAGCAGTGTAGGAAGCCGCGCCCTTGCCCTGCTCGATCAACTCCTGTGGGCCGACTGGCAAGGCCGTGAGAAGGAACTGGACGAAATCCTGAAAGTGCTTGGCAGCAGTTTCCACCGCGCGGAGCTGCGAGCGATTCTGAAACACCTGCGAAACCAGGGCGATGGCGCTGCACCCGGTTAGGTTGCCAAGGAGTGCAGCGCATCTCTTCCGGGTTGTCGTCCTCCAGAAGAAGCTGCTGAAGGCACTCTGCGAGCCGACGCTGAAAGCGGCAACCATTGATCTCGTTTGGTTGCAGGGCGTCTGGCGGAAGGTGGACCCGGAGTGGGTGCGCCGCTTCTGCCTCGGTGGCCAGAAGTCCCCTTTGCAACCGCTCGTAGCCATGACCGGATCGCCGCTGACCGCCCGACGGGCCTTGTACGAAGAATTCTGCAGGCAGAACCGAGTGGGAAGAACTTTTCATGCCGGCGGCGACTTTCGCGACATTCGCACACTCAACGACATGGATCCGGAGCTTGCTGACGCAGCCAGGGACTTCTTCAAGCGTTGCTACGAGCGCTTGAGCCACGACGATGCGAAGCAATGGCCCGGTTACCAGTTTCCTGGAAGCCGATTGATTTCGAACCGCTCCTACAAGAAGGATTTCACGTCCACCCCGCCGACCAGTGCCGTTTGCCCGTATTGCGACGGCGAAATCGGCACTCCAAAGCTCGATCACTATCTCTGCAAGAACCACTTTCCCTTGCTTGCCTGCTCTCCCTGGAATCTGGTGCCCGTTTGCTCTTCGTGCAACGAACTGGGCGCCAAGGGCGATCGCCTTGCGGTGACGCACGGCTCCCCGAATCCGATGATCGACTGGCTGCACCCTTTCTTCCGCGCCGCTTCGGCAGCGGTGGAGATCCGTTTGAGTGGTGCTCCCAACGCTTCAATTCCGAGCCTTTATTCGCCCAGTGCGGCGGAACAGAATCGGCTGAACAATCACAGCGCGCTAATCCATACGCTCACCGATCGGTGGACGAAACGGGCCAGTGCTTTCTTCGACGGTCTCGTCAATGAAGTGCAGCGAAGGAGCACCGCAGGGCGAACGGCCGATGTCTTGGTCAGTGAGCGGCTGGACGACTTCTTGGCGCAACGTGGGAGAGAGCCTTCCTCATTGATCCGCGCGGCGGTCTGCCAAGCCGTGCTCGATCGCCGAACCGGCTACTTTGAGGAGTTGAGCGACTCGAATCCTGTGACTTTGGCCTAGAGTTGGTGGACAAACAAGAACGCCACGTAATGGAGGCGAGAAGGGCCGCGATGGCAGCCGGTCCACGTGCCTAGTGTAGTGTCTCTATATTGCATTTACATTTCTGTTGATTTGTGTATCCTTCAAGCATTAGTTACGTGGAGGAGAGACGGATGCGCAGGACGCCCATCGTGCTGGAGCCGGAAGAAGTGAGTGAACTGCAGAGAAGGATGCGCGCCAGCACGGTGGCCGTGCGCGACCGGCAGCGCGCGCAGATCATCCTGCTGGCAGCGGAGGGGCGGACCCAGGAAGCCATTGGCGCGGTAGTGGGCGTGACGCGGGTGACGGTGAATCACTGGTGCCGACGTTTTGCATGCAAGCGCCTGGCGGGATTGGCGGATGCCTCGGGGCGAGGCCGCAAATCGACGTTGCCGACTGCGGCGGTGCAAAGGATCCTGGATACGGTCGCTCGGCCACCGGAGACGGTCGGCCGCTGGAGTTGTCGCAGCATGGCGAGGGCAGCCGGCGTCTCGCCGGCGAGCGTGCAGCGCCTGTGGGCGGCGAACGACATCAAGCCGCACTTGACCCGCACCTTCAAAGTCTCGAAGGATGCGCGCTTCGAAGAGAAGTTCTGGGACGTGATCGGCTTGTATCTCGATCCTCCCGAGAAGGCTTTGGTGCTGTGCTGTGATGAAAAGTCCCAATGCCAGGCGCTGGAGCGTACGCAACCCGGGTTGCCCCTGGGTATCGGCCACATCAAGACCGCCACCCATGACTACATCCGTCACGGAACCCTCACCCTGTTCGCCGCTCTCGACTATCTGGAAGGCAAGCTGATCACGACCATCGCCGAAAAGCACAGTCATGTCGAGTGGCTGGCCTTTCTCCAGAAGATCGACCAGGAGACCCCCAAGGACCTGGCCATCCATCTGATTGCCGACAACTACGCCACCCACAAGCACGCCGAGGTCAAGGACTGGCTCCACAAGCATCCCCGCTTCCATATGCATTTCACGCCGACTTCGTCCTCTTGGCTCAATCTGGTGGAGCGCTTCTTCCGTGATGTTTCGCAACGCATCACGCAGGGGAGCTTCTATTCGGTCAAGGAACTCGCCAACACCATCATCGCCTTCCTGGCCGAGAGAAACGCTCAACCCAAGCGATACGTCTGGCGGGCCACAGGCGAGGACATCCTGCGCAAGATTCAGCGCACCCGCGAGGCGATGATGAGCCAGTCAGCCCCAGCTTAGATGCTTAGACATTTTAGAGACAGCACACTAGTATTCCACCCCCGGCATTGCCCGGATTCCCGCCCGGAATGCATGCTTCTCCATGTTCATCTCGGTCACCGTGTCGGCGATCTCGCGCAGCGCCGGCGGCGCGCCGCGGCCGGTGACGATCACGTGCTGCAGCGGCGGGCGCGCCCGCAGCGCGGCGATGACTTCCGGCAGCGGCAGCCAGTCGTACTTGAAGGCGTAGGTCAGTTCGTCGAGGATGACGAGGTCGATGCCGGGGTCGTCGAGGTGCGTGCGGGCGACCTGCCAGGCGGCAGCGGCGGCACGCGCGTCGCGTTCGCGATCCTGCGTCTCCCAGGTGAAGCCCTCGCCGCCGACGTGCCAGGCAACGCTGGCGTGGCCGCGGAAGAAGGCTTCCTCGCCGGTGTCCGATCGGCCCTTGACGAACTGGACGACGGCGGCGCGCAGGCCGTGGCCGAGCGCGCGCGCGAGGACGCCGAAGGCGGCACTCGACTTGCCCTTGCCGTTGCCGGTGTTGAGCAGCAGGATGCCGCGCTCGTGCCGTGCCGATTCGATCCGGCCGCGCACCACGGCCTGCTTCTTCTGCATCCGTTCCTCATGCGTCGGCATGCATCGCTCCCGGCCGGGTCACGGCGGCCTGCTGCGGCAGCGACTGCAGCGCGGCGTGCAGCCGCTGCCAGTCGTCCTCGCTGCCCGGCAGTCCGAAGCGCAGCAGGCCGTGCTCGGGGAACAGCCGCGTCAGGATGCCGCGGCGTGCCAGGTGGTCATGGATCTGCGCGCTGTCGGCGCGGCACAGTGTTGCGAAGAGCGCCGTGCCGAGGACCTCGCCATGCGCTGCCAGCAGCCCGCGCAGGCGCTCGCCGGCGGCGAGCAGGCGGTGACGCGCCGCCTGCTGCCAGTCGAGGTCGGCCAGCGCCCGGCGCGCGACGCTCCGCGCCGGGCCGGAAACGGTCCACGGGCCGAGTTCGGCGCGCATGCGTCGCAGCAGGTCGGCTGCCGCGAAGACGAAGCCGACGCGCGCGCCGGCGAGACCGAAGAACTTGCCGAGTGAGCGCAGGACGATCAGCCGCGGCGCCGCCGCCGTGCCGGCGAGATCGGTGACGCTGTCGGCGGGAGTCGGGTCGATGAAGGCCTCGTCGACGATCAGCCAGCCACCGCGTCGGTTCAGTTCGCCGGCCGCGTCGAGCAGCGCCGCGCGCGTGTGGGTCGTCGCGGTCGGGTTGTTCGGGTTGCACAGCAGGACGTAGGGGGTGGCGGCCGTGAGCGCCCGCGGCAGGCTGCCCCCGAGCAGGCGCACGCGGTGGCCGGCGTTCCGCCAGGAGTGCGGATGTTCGGCGTAGAGCGGCGACAGGCAGGCGACGGCAGCGCGTGGCAGCAGTGCCGGCAGGAGCTGGATCGCCGCCTGCGAGCCGGCGACCGGCAGCAGGCCGGGGTTTCCGTAGAGGCTGGCGGCGGCGGCCTCGAGTCCGTCGTCGTCTTCCGGCAGCCGCTGCCAGACGCTTGCCGGCAGCGGCGGGACCGGCCAGGGGTCGGGGTTGATGCCGGTCGACAGGTCGATCCACGCCGCCGCTGGAATGCCGTAGTGCGCCGCCGCGGCGCGCAGGCGGCCGCCGTGCTCAAGCATCGGCGCCGCCGGCGCGCGCGCGGGCCGGGTCGCCGGCGTGTCCATACCCAGTCCGGCGCCGCTTCATGCCGCCTGCCGCTGCAGCCGTTGCAGGCCGTCCTGCAGGTTGCTGACGGTTGCCGTCAGGGCCTCGTCGGGCGGCGTCCCCGTGGTGCTGCCCCACTGCTCGTAGTGGAGGAGTTCGGCGAGCGGCAGGCGCGGCAGCCAGCCGCAGGTCTCGAGTTCCGGCCGGTCGTTGAAGTGGCTGACCCAGCCGATGCACAGGTAGGCGATCGGCACGATGTCGTGCGGGATGCCGAGGGCGTCCTGCAGCGCCTGCTGCTCGAAGATGCTCACCCAGCCGACGCCGAGACCTTCGGCGCGCGCCGCGAGCCACAGGTTCTGCACGGCGCAGACGCTGCTGTAGAGGTCCATGCTGAGCATGTGCGTGCGGCCGAGGACGACCGGCCCGCTGCGCGAGCGGTCGCAGGTGATGCACAGGTTGATCGGCGATTCGAGGATTCCCTGCAGCTTCATGCGGCTGTAGAGCGCGCGCTTCTCGTCCGGGAAGAGCCTTTCGGCCTCGGCATTGGCGGCGCGAAAGACGTCGTGCACGCGCTGCTTGACCGCCGGCGAGCGGACGACGAGGAAGTTCCACGGCTGCATGAAGCCGACCGACGGCGCGTGGTGCGCCGCCAGCAGGACGCGACCGAGGACGTCGTCGGCGACCGGGTCGGGAAGAAACTGGCCGCGCACGTCGCGGCGGCTGTAGATCGCCTGATAGACGGCTGCGCGGTCGGTGTCGGAGAAGGCGTGCGCCGCAGGCGCGCCCGGGTTTTCCATCGATTCCCCTTCTGGAAAGACTGTGCGGCTGCCTGGCCGGGCAGCGTCCGTTCGTCTCCTGGCCGGTCTTCTGACTCGGATTC
This genomic interval carries:
- the cobO gene encoding cob(I)yrinic acid a,c-diamide adenosyltransferase, with protein sequence MPTHEERMQKKQAVVRGRIESARHERGILLLNTGNGKGKSSAAFGVLARALGHGLRAAVVQFVKGRSDTGEEAFFRGHASVAWHVGGEGFTWETQDRERDARAAAAAWQVARTHLDDPGIDLVILDELTYAFKYDWLPLPEVIAALRARPPLQHVIVTGRGAPPALREIADTVTEMNMEKHAFRAGIRAMPGVEY
- a CDS encoding restriction endonuclease subunit S is translated as MVHLKDVSTVRYGNALPERLRNEKGDIPVIGSAGESGFHDLAYHHKPSIVIGRKGSVGSVTYVAVPFWPIDTVFFLDDVSPYLDLRFLAAVLKYFGLDRYKIVVGVPGITRSDLERFQFPMPPLTEQRRIVEILHEAEQIRRLRAEAETATAALSSAIFDDIFCSPSAWKGGPRLGDLVRIVGGGTPSKSVEHFYSGAIPWATSKDIKKRYLDDTEDHVTEEAVQSSATNIVPAKTVLVVVKSKILAHSLPMAITDVPMCFGQDLKGLIPNPGVTPEFIVHALQAQARRILSRARGANTEGLTLEALRSLTVPDPATPSMQRFASACEEIRALGTAALAGNRLQSLTSASLLAHIFSGQITTAWRKGHRDQLTLEAGERDACLRQAGAALPRLQSETIEDWDRFLQLPTEGIYAELNREQRQLLRDIERMVGGVLYARYFSARQLGGYSLAHGPLRRNPHLIEGHLAVLAARGLIIPVSREEQTEDTGEFVFGNAYRLPLMHYEPAEGVSGEVVAGDSSRLRELDRLAALLERERLLP
- a CDS encoding threonine-phosphate decarboxylase, with the translated sequence MLEHGGRLRAAAAHYGIPAAAWIDLSTGINPDPWPVPPLPASVWQRLPEDDDGLEAAAASLYGNPGLLPVAGSQAAIQLLPALLPRAAVACLSPLYAEHPHSWRNAGHRVRLLGGSLPRALTAATPYVLLCNPNNPTATTHTRAALLDAAGELNRRGGWLIVDEAFIDPTPADSVTDLAGTAAAPRLIVLRSLGKFFGLAGARVGFVFAAADLLRRMRAELGPWTVSGPARSVARRALADLDWQQAARHRLLAAGERLRGLLAAHGEVLGTALFATLCRADSAQIHDHLARRGILTRLFPEHGLLRFGLPGSEDDWQRLHAALQSLPQQAAVTRPGAMHADA
- the bluB gene encoding 5,6-dimethylbenzimidazole synthase, whose product is MENPGAPAAHAFSDTDRAAVYQAIYSRRDVRGQFLPDPVADDVLGRVLLAAHHAPSVGFMQPWNFLVVRSPAVKQRVHDVFRAANAEAERLFPDEKRALYSRMKLQGILESPINLCITCDRSRSGPVVLGRTHMLSMDLYSSVCAVQNLWLAARAEGLGVGWVSIFEQQALQDALGIPHDIVPIAYLCIGWVSHFNDRPELETCGWLPRLPLAELLHYEQWGSTTGTPPDEALTATVSNLQDGLQRLQRQAA
- a CDS encoding N-6 DNA methylase; translation: MLSPQLRRKVHDLWSLFWSSGLSNPLVAIEQITYLLFIRQLEGLDRDRVGAGKTSIYARCAADPQEDVDYEKCRWSYIRQTPSFPLLNDSVFPWLRRLEQRVGQALNGDTTLGKISGRLGDAYFVLDVNKTDTLKRAVSLIDELFKHLDTRSANSDIMGDIFEYLLEEVKESGKNGQFRTPRHLIRFMVELLDPDPGKTVLDPACGSGGFLLNTILHWKAEHTDREVLRLEWDGTPHDVLPVWPDGADFDFSPLFRGYDNDRTMVRIAWMNLILHALESPEVHQLDSLSKRLPDTESGTYDYILANPPFTGSVDEGDLSENRQRFPRDGKGKSAITTKSELLFVWLMLDLLKIGGRVAVIVPDGVLFGSTNAHRALRRQLLFENTLEAVVSLPANMFQPYSGVKTSILVFQKAGETVSPSAEPRTREVWFYEVADEAFSLDQKRKALYGQDNDLWDALVKFRAWSRYRKGEAEDNTGDTLVALRAAATATDYHQPDYWEERWRSVDDEFLKVFPDKAGEKGRTWPLHELWPEDFPFDPSDRRGARQYDDVVLARVRPRFEDVCQRLVEQTVKHAYATARQPEVEKALATADKNVRAVANQLTKRVRDGAILDREFDQFGQNALKTVFKELSVKVAGWVAAIALPDGQTRESIAEPEVDQVVETLAPLLVEFAKLDGYNVWRKGIDARHREGKLAPSDAGEPTRQPTLSSWIVPVRQWAELESWGEDPETGEVIARPTHQDESLDPEYLAWLRDVLKVFDDDATVRKEHLDRLDPDCLEALDFNLSAGRHKPFVFDAGQHRPPAELIGELQAIHAEVKERLGRLLTMVAGGQ
- a CDS encoding IS630 family transposase; the protein is MRRTPIVLEPEEVSELQRRMRASTVAVRDRQRAQIILLAAEGRTQEAIGAVVGVTRVTVNHWCRRFACKRLAGLADASGRGRKSTLPTAAVQRILDTVARPPETVGRWSCRSMARAAGVSPASVQRLWAANDIKPHLTRTFKVSKDARFEEKFWDVIGLYLDPPEKALVLCCDEKSQCQALERTQPGLPLGIGHIKTATHDYIRHGTLTLFAALDYLEGKLITTIAEKHSHVEWLAFLQKIDQETPKDLAIHLIADNYATHKHAEVKDWLHKHPRFHMHFTPTSSSWLNLVERFFRDVSQRITQGSFYSVKELANTIIAFLAERNAQPKRYVWRATGEDILRKIQRTREAMMSQSAPA
- a CDS encoding HNH endonuclease — encoded protein: MALHPVRLPRSAAHLFRVVVLQKKLLKALCEPTLKAATIDLVWLQGVWRKVDPEWVRRFCLGGQKSPLQPLVAMTGSPLTARRALYEEFCRQNRVGRTFHAGGDFRDIRTLNDMDPELADAARDFFKRCYERLSHDDAKQWPGYQFPGSRLISNRSYKKDFTSTPPTSAVCPYCDGEIGTPKLDHYLCKNHFPLLACSPWNLVPVCSSCNELGAKGDRLAVTHGSPNPMIDWLHPFFRAASAAVEIRLSGAPNASIPSLYSPSAAEQNRLNNHSALIHTLTDRWTKRASAFFDGLVNEVQRRSTAGRTADVLVSERLDDFLAQRGREPSSLIRAAVCQAVLDRRTGYFEELSDSNPVTLA
- a CDS encoding AAA family ATPase, with the protein product MVFDREDLVARALDLPRKGSLNFLVGVNGTGKSSLLRALYRIFRSLNLGQWPELPVTLAWDRAASGELVTALLHWSPSLDATPFFTTMTQVPVTARLGDWQEITEALGKKQPHPLAQTLDLMTGPEAIASSLLFARLPKRLIAYTSGAHDLWARLEQPEFHARDEDQGRYQVDDERPQGWNMDREWEEEQPIRLSTVMTRYALRASGTLETLVGCGQVGHFSQDTAEQLSAELAPLEAIRQKLFSNRVARSERLDESYFRIEPRHLRFAGLTLALWQAARDLSGRNQEQAREELRRELMIRHRSDPEPSDARGVLNEIDWFWPTHLSVTYRDADDRVSARQHQELLGLVALADKVIAQPGGRQRAVISLGPSENIDLSTRLKDAFPFGIPSRDIEFIAERVDACRTGAEAVLRIFSADSEIDSTPMDVFSRLRDWERTGLLEDITLTVKRLHRPQSPDGEADDVVVTYDQLSDGEQMLLGRIGLLFLLRGQDGSLLLLDEPETHFNDVWKREIVDMIDRGLLNSTEAQVLVATHTSIVLTDAFAAEVTVLDTNDGETTARGVAGGLFGTDPGEVAMNLFRSESSVGSRALALLDQLLWADWQGREKELDEILKVLGSSFHRAELRAILKHLRNQGDGAAPG